The segment GGTGTGTATATTGAGTGGCTACCGTTTGATAACCCCTTTAACCTGGTGGCTAAGCTTGCTTCTCGCAGGAGTCGGATCGCTGTTGTGAAGATCCAGCCTGAGGATCCCATACCTGGGGAGGCTAGCATAACAAAATCGGATCTCTTCAGAGGTGGCGAGGAGATCAGGGGATATAGTGTTATATATAGAGCTATATCTAGGTCGAGGCTTGAATATATAGTTGATAGGGTTGCGTCAAAGGATATAGATAAGCTGGTTATAGGGTCTAGACCTAATATAACAATAATAACTAGGGTTAAAAGGTGGGGGTGCTCAGAGATTCTTAAGAGATCAATGGGCCTTGTTGCCGAGATCTCGTTAAAAAGGGATCAAAACCAGCTATAATCTGAATCTCCTGATCCTTCTTGGGAGCTCTACCTCAACCTCTTCCTCCTCGATCTCTATCCTTATAGCAGCTTGATCAGGATCTATATTATTGCTTCTCATCCATGAGTGTAGCATATCAGCTATGAGCGAGATAAACCCCTCCTCAACAGATTCTCTATCGCTATCCGAAACATATTCCCTAGCCTTCTTAAAACCCCTGATCATCTCTTTAATAGCCTCCAAAAAACCCTCTGGAACCTCCTCTTCCTCCAAGATACCCCTCTATAAATACTCTATCTAAATTAAATAGCTCTGAGAGGTTTTCATCGAAGATATATCCCTTCCACATATTATCTATATTAGTGTGTTCCTTGAGCTACTATGTAGAGATGATCGATGTTAGGAAGAGCTATGGGAGGAGGGAGGTTCTGAAGGGAATTACGATAAGGGTTATGCCTGGCGAGATATTCTGTCTAGTAGGCCCTAACGGGGCTGGGAAGACAACTACTCTAAGGATAATGGCTACTCTTGCAAAGCCGAGCTCTGGATCTGTTAGGATCTTCGGTGTGGACATAGCTAGGGCAAAGGATCTCTCGGATATTAGGAGGAAAATAAACTACCTCCCAGAAGAGGCTGATGTATATTCAAGGCTCAGTGGGATCGAGTATCTCAGGTTCTTCGCAGAGCTCTATGATATAGATGTTGAGAGGGCTATTGAGATTGGGATAAAGATCTCCGGCCTCTCCACCCAGGATCTCAAGAGGAGGACTGGGACATATAGCAAGGGTATGAGGAGGCGATTACTAATAGCGAGAACACTCATGACAGAGCCTCTCCTAGCAATACTAGATGAACCAACCTCGGGGCTCGATATATTCTCATCGATACATGTTAGAGAGGCTATAAAGGAGTATTCAAAGGAAAGGGGATCCTCGGTAGTGCTTTCAAGCCACAATATGTTTGAGGTGGAATATCTATGCGATAGAATAGCCCTAATCAATGATGGGGTAATAGTGGGTGAGGGGAGTGTGGAGGATATAAAGAGCATGACCGGATCTAGGAACCTGGAAGAGTCTTTTGCAAGACTTGTTTCAAGAACAACAAGATAGTCTTAATTATGAATCACCCCCAATAGTGGGTAATACATCTAGCAATGATCTTCAATAGATATTAGTGCTTGAACCAACATATCTCGGTGGATATAATGGCTATCCTCGCCTTTGATATATATGGAACCGTTCTGAACCTGGATAGCATTGGTATAGATAGATCTCTTCTTAGAGAGTGGAGATCCACGCAGCTGGAGATGACATGGAGATCCAGTTTA is part of the Sulfolobales archaeon genome and harbors:
- a CDS encoding ABC transporter ATP-binding protein — translated: MSYYVEMIDVRKSYGRREVLKGITIRVMPGEIFCLVGPNGAGKTTTLRIMATLAKPSSGSVRIFGVDIARAKDLSDIRRKINYLPEEADVYSRLSGIEYLRFFAELYDIDVERAIEIGIKISGLSTQDLKRRTGTYSKGMRRRLLIARTLMTEPLLAILDEPTSGLDIFSSIHVREAIKEYSKERGSSVVLSSHNMFEVEYLCDRIALINDGVIVGEGSVEDIKSMTGSRNLEESFARLVSRTTR